One genomic window of Geoanaerobacter pelophilus includes the following:
- the rpsA gene encoding 30S ribosomal protein S1: protein MSNENDLRLEGEEDFAALLAASDSSFARFTPGQKIEATVIKVTAEWVFIDTGTKGEGVLDRKEFLKDDGSLTVSEGDVIPAWFIASRHGEMRFTTRLDGSSGGNGQLEEAFNGGIPVQGFVEKEVKGGYEVKLGGSRAFCPFSQTGLRRDEAPETFLGKHHQFRITEYRENGRSIVVSRRALLDEERQAKREAAWDTVREGEIVVGTVASLREFGAFVEIGGIEGLIPMSELGWKRVKDAAEVLTVGQQVKVLVKRVDREAGKISLSLRDTLADPWETLAGNFPEGSYVNGMVSRLANFGAFVTLADGIDGLIPISRLGSGKRINHPREVLKEGERIEVKVESLDMAARRISLSLGAASRAVEEEESELAAFRQQAVEGSTKSLGSLGELLKAKMKK, encoded by the coding sequence ATGTCGAATGAAAATGATCTGCGCCTAGAAGGGGAAGAGGATTTTGCAGCGCTACTGGCTGCAAGCGACAGCTCGTTTGCCCGTTTTACCCCAGGCCAAAAGATAGAGGCAACAGTCATCAAGGTTACTGCTGAATGGGTGTTTATCGATACCGGCACCAAGGGCGAAGGGGTCTTGGATCGTAAGGAGTTTCTCAAGGACGACGGCTCTCTTACCGTAAGTGAAGGAGATGTAATCCCTGCCTGGTTTATTGCCAGTCGTCACGGTGAGATGCGTTTCACCACGAGGCTTGACGGTTCCAGTGGTGGGAACGGCCAGCTGGAAGAGGCTTTCAATGGTGGGATACCGGTTCAGGGGTTCGTGGAAAAAGAAGTCAAAGGTGGCTATGAGGTGAAGCTGGGTGGAAGCCGTGCTTTTTGCCCCTTTTCCCAGACCGGACTCAGGCGGGACGAAGCACCTGAGACCTTCCTCGGCAAACATCATCAGTTCCGGATAACCGAATACCGCGAAAATGGCCGCAGTATTGTGGTTTCCCGGCGCGCCTTGCTGGACGAAGAGCGCCAGGCAAAGCGCGAGGCAGCATGGGATACGGTGCGCGAAGGGGAGATCGTCGTTGGGACTGTTGCTTCTCTGCGGGAATTCGGCGCCTTTGTTGAAATCGGCGGGATCGAAGGGTTAATTCCGATGTCGGAGCTCGGCTGGAAGCGGGTCAAAGATGCCGCCGAGGTGCTTACCGTTGGGCAACAGGTCAAGGTACTGGTCAAGAGGGTCGATCGTGAAGCCGGTAAGATCTCCCTGAGCCTGCGCGACACCCTTGCCGATCCCTGGGAGACGCTGGCAGGGAATTTCCCTGAAGGGTCCTATGTCAACGGTATGGTGTCCCGCCTGGCAAATTTCGGGGCCTTTGTCACCCTGGCCGATGGCATCGACGGCCTGATTCCGATATCGCGCTTAGGTAGTGGCAAGCGGATCAATCACCCCCGCGAGGTCCTGAAAGAAGGGGAGCGGATCGAGGTGAAGGTAGAGAGCCTTGATATGGCTGCTCGCAGGATATCTCTGTCATTAGGGGCCGCCAGCCGGGCGGTTGAAGAAGAGGAGAGCGAGCTGGCAGCTTTCCGGCAACAGGCTGTAGAGGGTTCGACCAAGTCTCTCGGCTCCCTGGGCGAACTGCTGAAGGCAAAGATGAAAAAATGA
- a CDS encoding cytochrome c3 family protein yields MKINYRFLNTAATAAMILMVSQLFPGAASAADKPCHSCHASKVTGAVPHPPVAEKDCKACHNSEGGNHQRQKGLFGVKKQGAALCYECHDNLAKEKSVHAPVKEGDCTGCHAPHHSPYKKLLKVALADLCFECHEKAKFSGKKFPHPPVVSGSCSDCHLPHQSPLAKLVKAGKVPLCYECHDAEMAKGKSVHAPVAENDCAGCHEPHGGVLAKFLKGNYPVVPETAFSEDAYSLCLSCHEKKAFTEDEINSATGFRDGKTNLHALHVKGASLSCRACHSVHAAPQEKLLNNATKAKNGSEILLNVTVTGAGGSCKMTCHSPSNYKR; encoded by the coding sequence ATGAAGATAAATTATCGATTTCTGAATACGGCAGCAACTGCAGCAATGATTCTAATGGTTTCCCAGCTGTTTCCAGGAGCTGCGTCAGCTGCTGACAAACCATGCCACAGCTGCCACGCCAGCAAAGTAACCGGAGCAGTACCTCATCCCCCGGTGGCGGAAAAAGACTGCAAGGCCTGCCACAACTCGGAAGGGGGCAACCACCAGCGGCAAAAAGGGCTTTTCGGGGTAAAAAAACAGGGGGCCGCCCTCTGTTACGAATGTCACGACAACCTGGCCAAGGAAAAATCAGTGCATGCCCCAGTTAAGGAAGGTGATTGCACCGGGTGTCATGCGCCCCACCATTCACCGTACAAAAAACTGCTCAAGGTTGCCTTGGCTGACCTCTGTTTCGAATGCCATGAAAAGGCCAAGTTCTCTGGCAAAAAATTCCCGCACCCGCCAGTGGTGTCCGGCAGTTGCAGCGACTGTCACTTGCCGCACCAGTCACCGCTGGCAAAGCTGGTGAAAGCCGGCAAGGTACCGCTCTGCTACGAATGCCACGATGCGGAAATGGCAAAAGGGAAATCAGTGCATGCGCCGGTTGCGGAAAACGACTGTGCCGGCTGCCATGAACCCCATGGCGGCGTACTGGCTAAATTTCTGAAAGGTAATTATCCGGTTGTTCCTGAAACAGCTTTCAGCGAAGACGCCTATTCACTCTGTCTCAGCTGCCATGAAAAGAAGGCATTTACCGAGGACGAAATAAATTCGGCAACCGGTTTCCGTGACGGCAAAACCAACCTCCATGCGCTCCATGTCAAAGGGGCATCCCTCTCCTGCAGGGCCTGCCATAGTGTCCATGCCGCGCCCCAGGAAAAGCTGCTTAACAATGCGACCAAAGCCAAAAATGGCTCCGAAATACTTCTGAATGTCACGGTAACCGGTGCCGGCGGCAGTTGCAAGATGACCTGTCACTCACCGTCCAACTACAAGCGCTAG
- a CDS encoding class I SAM-dependent methyltransferase: MSPIHAPDLFSDQAAAYHEFRPVYPPALTAFFASRSPGRSLAWDCGCGSGQFSAGLAGWFDRVVATDLSFQQIRQAPINPKIAYLASLSEQAPLADGCADLIVAAQALHWFNLDLFYSEVRRVAKPGGMVAAVSYGLLEVSPGVDRLIRKLHSDIVGQFWPPERRHVDTGYAELEFPFEQLEPPRLTMKEHWTLKRLTGYLGTWSAVRRYIAANGCDPLELIAKELEAAWGDPHVRRTVKWPLTVKAGRVE; the protein is encoded by the coding sequence ATGTCCCCAATCCACGCGCCAGATCTTTTTTCCGATCAAGCAGCAGCCTACCATGAGTTCAGGCCGGTCTACCCACCCGCGCTTACGGCATTTTTCGCCTCGCGCTCACCAGGGCGTTCGCTGGCGTGGGATTGTGGTTGCGGCAGCGGGCAATTCTCCGCAGGTCTGGCAGGATGGTTTGACCGGGTGGTGGCGACTGATCTGAGTTTTCAGCAGATCAGGCAGGCCCCCATCAACCCGAAGATTGCTTACTTGGCATCACTGTCAGAACAAGCGCCACTGGCTGACGGATGCGCTGACCTGATTGTTGCGGCCCAGGCCCTGCACTGGTTCAATCTGGACCTGTTTTACTCGGAAGTCCGCCGGGTTGCAAAACCAGGAGGGATGGTTGCGGCAGTAAGCTATGGGCTGCTTGAGGTATCACCGGGAGTCGACCGGCTGATAAGAAAGCTACACAGCGACATTGTCGGTCAGTTCTGGCCTCCGGAGCGACGCCATGTCGATACCGGCTATGCAGAACTCGAATTCCCTTTCGAGCAGCTCGAACCACCTCGACTCACCATGAAAGAGCACTGGACCCTCAAGCGTCTGACCGGTTATCTGGGAACGTGGTCTGCAGTGAGACGCTATATAGCAGCCAACGGTTGTGATCCCCTGGAACTGATCGCCAAGGAACTGGAAGCTGCCTGGGGCGATCCCCATGTCCGGCGCACTGTGAAATGGCCCCTCACCGTGAAGGCTGGAAGAGTAGAATAA
- a CDS encoding Dabb family protein — MITHIVLFKLKEPTAENVAAAREKLESMAGKVPMLRHLEVGVDVVRSERSYDVALYTKFDSMADLQAYQVYPYHGEDVAPYMRSMSAAVVAADYES, encoded by the coding sequence ATGATAACCCATATAGTTTTGTTCAAGCTGAAGGAGCCGACGGCCGAGAATGTCGCAGCTGCTCGGGAGAAACTGGAGAGCATGGCCGGCAAGGTACCGATGCTCAGGCATCTTGAGGTAGGGGTGGATGTCGTGCGGTCGGAACGTTCCTACGATGTGGCGTTATACACGAAATTCGATTCAATGGCGGATTTGCAGGCCTACCAGGTTTATCCATACCATGGCGAGGATGTGGCGCCGTACATGCGGTCGATGAGTGCGGCGGTTGTAGCAGCGGATTACGAATCCTGA
- a CDS encoding NAD(P)H-quinone oxidoreductase: MRAVLMDGFGGVEVMKVGEVERPVAGEGQVLVKVHATSINRPDLVQRVGNYPPPAGDSEILGLEVAGVIEELGPGVTGWQKGERVMTLVGGGAYAEYAVAYASHLMRIPESMSFEEAACVCESYITAFLNLFMVGGLKDKNTVIIHGGGGGVNTAGIQLCKALVPETKIIVTASPAKMGRVKEIGADLVIDFTTTPDFTDAVKEFTNKKGVDVILDHVGAKYLAPNMNSLGYAGRLVLIGVISGIKAELNLALMMVKRQQIIGSVLRSRPVKDKGDIVAEFTRTALPKFADRTIVPIIEKVFPLDQVVEAHRMMEEDKHFGKIVLKIAG; the protein is encoded by the coding sequence ATGAGAGCAGTGTTGATGGATGGTTTCGGCGGAGTTGAGGTGATGAAGGTCGGTGAGGTCGAGAGGCCGGTTGCCGGAGAGGGGCAGGTTTTGGTCAAGGTCCATGCCACCTCGATCAACAGGCCGGACCTGGTCCAGCGGGTCGGCAACTACCCACCCCCTGCTGGTGATTCCGAAATACTCGGGCTTGAGGTCGCCGGTGTTATTGAGGAGCTTGGCCCGGGAGTTACCGGCTGGCAGAAGGGTGAGCGGGTCATGACCTTGGTCGGCGGTGGTGCCTATGCCGAGTACGCTGTTGCCTATGCGAGCCATCTGATGCGGATCCCCGAATCAATGAGCTTTGAAGAGGCTGCCTGCGTCTGCGAGTCCTACATCACGGCATTTCTTAACCTGTTCATGGTCGGCGGGCTCAAGGACAAGAATACCGTCATCATTCACGGCGGCGGCGGCGGGGTGAATACTGCCGGAATCCAGCTCTGCAAGGCGCTGGTGCCAGAGACAAAGATCATTGTCACGGCAAGCCCGGCAAAGATGGGGCGGGTCAAGGAGATCGGCGCCGATCTCGTCATCGATTTCACTACCACCCCTGATTTTACCGATGCCGTCAAGGAGTTCACCAATAAGAAGGGGGTCGATGTCATTCTCGACCACGTCGGTGCCAAGTACCTGGCGCCGAACATGAATTCCCTCGGCTACGCGGGGCGGCTGGTCTTGATCGGCGTCATTAGCGGCATCAAGGCTGAACTCAACCTCGCACTGATGATGGTCAAGCGTCAACAGATCATCGGTAGCGTACTTCGCTCCCGCCCGGTCAAGGACAAGGGGGATATTGTTGCAGAGTTCACCAGGACGGCACTCCCCAAGTTTGCTGACCGGACCATAGTACCGATCATCGAGAAGGTGTTCCCGCTCGATCAGGTGGTAGAGGCGCACCGGATGATGGAAGAAGACAAACATTTCGGCAAGATTGTCCTGAAAATAGCCGGTTAA
- a CDS encoding ATP-binding protein codes for MELDRELAAQLKRVLCSLEQLLPNPVDKIDWKSTFAANWHRHSFAGFLEPLEAIEGIRLDDLLGIDSQKLAVEENTRQFLAGYPANNTLLWGTRGTGKSSLVRALLNRYATDGLRVVQVDKDDLVHLPDIVAAIKDQPYKFIVFSDDLSFETGESSYKMLKSALDGSVYAPPPNVLIYVTSNRRHLLPEYESDNRGAMMVNNEIHHGEAVEEKISLSGRFGLWVGFHPFSQDQYLEVARQWVDKLCVRHGIVVAWGDESRHAALDWSHKKGDRSGRIAYQFASDWVGRTLLQQASVKD; via the coding sequence ATGGAACTGGATCGCGAACTGGCAGCACAACTCAAGAGGGTTCTGTGTTCACTGGAACAGCTTCTACCGAATCCGGTTGATAAAATTGACTGGAAATCCACGTTTGCCGCCAACTGGCACCGGCACTCATTTGCCGGATTTCTGGAGCCGCTGGAGGCGATCGAAGGGATTCGGCTCGATGACCTGCTCGGCATTGACAGCCAGAAACTGGCGGTTGAAGAGAACACCCGCCAGTTTCTGGCCGGTTACCCTGCTAACAATACTCTGCTCTGGGGCACTCGCGGCACCGGGAAATCCTCACTGGTGCGGGCGCTTTTGAACCGTTACGCAACAGACGGCCTCAGAGTGGTGCAGGTCGACAAGGATGATCTCGTGCATCTGCCGGACATTGTGGCCGCGATCAAGGATCAGCCTTACAAATTCATCGTATTTTCCGACGACCTCTCTTTCGAAACCGGCGAATCCAGCTACAAGATGCTTAAGAGCGCTTTAGACGGCTCGGTCTACGCCCCTCCACCCAATGTTCTGATCTATGTCACCTCCAATCGCCGACACCTTCTTCCCGAGTATGAAAGCGACAATCGTGGTGCCATGATGGTCAACAACGAGATCCACCATGGAGAGGCTGTCGAAGAGAAAATATCGCTATCCGGACGTTTTGGCCTCTGGGTGGGGTTTCACCCTTTCAGCCAGGACCAATACCTGGAGGTGGCCCGGCAGTGGGTGGATAAGCTCTGCGTTCGTCACGGCATTGTTGTTGCCTGGGGTGACGAGAGCCGGCATGCTGCCCTGGATTGGTCTCATAAAAAAGGTGATCGCAGTGGTAGGATTGCCTACCAGTTTGCCAGCGACTGGGTCGGAAGGACGCTGCTGCAACAAGCTTCAGTTAAGGACTGA
- a CDS encoding chitobiase/beta-hexosaminidase C-terminal domain-containing protein: MIASILVTLCLTLGFSFSARAETPPDIAAGKYHTATLKSDGTVWTWGDNVNGQLGDGTYLDRSSPVPVSQLTGVVGIATGGFHTIAVKGNGTVWAWGNNGSGRLGNGSTTQRNTPVQVTGLTGMIAAGGGYAHTVALKNDGTVWAWGRNLEGELGIGSFSEMNTSPVKVSGLTGVTAIASGDMHCLALKSDGTVWAWGANGYGQLGDGGVVNSSLPVQVSGLSQVVAIAAGGYHSLALMQDGTVKAWGYNFNGQLGDGTVSNRSTPVAVSVLSGVLKVTAGYSHSLAIMADGTVQGWGWNTYGQLGDGSTQDRRLAVPVSGLSGARLLAGGYGHSVAMKHNGQVVAWGNNGYGRLGDGTFGQQTVPVRINGLNGPLSLSVGHYHSSAIASDGSVWAWGRNSEGELGDGTTAMKSIPAKLSGLTAFTAVAAGGYHTVALKGDGTVFSWGYNINGQLGDGTLTDRISPVQVSGLSGVIAVATGCDHSVALKSDGTVWVWGDNYYGQLGDGTTTDRNTPVPVSGLEGVVAIAAGSYHTVALKNDGTVWAWGYNNSGQLGDGTTIDRHTPVQVSGISGVSAIAAGCYHTLAILSGGVLKTWGDNTYGQLGDGTQTGRLAPGDVSGLTNVVVINGGGYHSVAIKSDGTIWLWGENAEGQLGNGTFTGSLVPVTLSSLSGVAAISAGYFNTVAVLGDGTVWGWGDNLYGQVGDGNGSMLPHNSLINLDSVAPVASATPGGGAFAESVSVTLGCSDTGTGCTALYYTLDGTSPTFPVSGSTELYLSPLNLVDNGTIAFIATDLAGNVSAVQRQAYSVLHYFPLTIQLGGTGGGRVTVLPSPPGIGCSTNCSQSFVDGTIVTVTAMADDSSVFRSWTGCGSVVGAACTVTVSSMRSVSVEFARTPSAVISGKPATTTNQVSAEFIFYSDDPGATFECRLDNSEWSACASPQSYSALTDAVHSFSVRGVDAAGDRTANPPVWSWTVDTVPADTSFAVTPPTQSNSTGGSFTFAATEAGATFECQLDSANWSGCSNPFSFSGLTAGSHTLQARSIDLAGNIDPSPASYSWIIDTTAPVTYITDKPKSPVNQTSGTISFISSEAGSTFQCKLDSGQYGPCTSPYSFSNLSGGSHVFMVRAIDPAGNVDNSLLGCSWTIDITPPNTTVTAQPVNPSNKVSGGIGFTSNESGSTYECSLDNAAFTSCTSPYFFSGLSNGTHQFQVRAKDLAGNLDQSPAVVSWTIDTVWPDTSIISAPPLTSVENSGSFTFSATEAGVRYECSLNGGAFASCSNPYSFSGLANGLHVLQVRAIDTAGNLDLTPAVYSWTINVPPLPCNAMIGSSCYPSITSAYNSIQSPGTAKILVKGVVLTEETLVQHDVAVTIEGGYDETFAARPEGTITVIAGSFTVGLGSVVIDTLEIR, encoded by the coding sequence GTGATTGCCAGTATTCTGGTGACATTATGCCTGACCTTGGGATTCTCTTTCAGTGCCAGAGCTGAAACTCCACCGGATATTGCTGCCGGCAAGTATCACACGGCAACATTGAAAAGTGACGGTACGGTGTGGACCTGGGGGGATAATGTCAACGGGCAACTGGGGGATGGCACCTATCTGGACCGGAGTTCTCCGGTTCCGGTCAGCCAGTTGACCGGAGTAGTCGGTATTGCCACCGGCGGGTTTCATACCATTGCTGTAAAAGGGAACGGCACGGTCTGGGCATGGGGCAACAACGGTAGCGGCCGGCTTGGCAACGGTTCTACCACGCAGAGAAACACCCCGGTGCAGGTGACCGGGCTTACCGGAATGATTGCGGCAGGTGGCGGCTATGCCCATACCGTGGCCCTTAAAAATGACGGCACGGTCTGGGCATGGGGGAGAAACCTCGAAGGTGAGCTGGGGATTGGATCTTTTTCGGAGATGAATACCTCCCCAGTCAAAGTAAGCGGGCTTACGGGGGTGACGGCCATTGCCTCAGGTGATATGCATTGTCTCGCCTTGAAATCAGATGGCACGGTCTGGGCATGGGGCGCCAACGGCTACGGCCAGTTGGGGGATGGCGGCGTTGTCAATAGTAGCTTGCCGGTACAGGTGAGCGGGCTTTCACAGGTGGTTGCCATTGCTGCCGGCGGCTACCATTCGCTTGCACTTATGCAAGACGGCACTGTCAAGGCATGGGGATACAATTTCAATGGTCAGCTGGGCGATGGTACGGTCAGTAACAGGAGCACGCCGGTAGCGGTTTCCGTTCTGAGCGGCGTGCTAAAGGTTACTGCCGGGTATAGCCATTCTCTGGCCATTATGGCAGACGGAACCGTCCAGGGGTGGGGGTGGAATACCTATGGCCAGCTTGGCGACGGCAGCACCCAGGACCGGAGACTGGCCGTGCCGGTATCCGGCCTTAGCGGGGCAAGATTGCTTGCCGGCGGCTATGGCCATTCCGTTGCCATGAAGCACAACGGGCAGGTGGTAGCCTGGGGCAACAATGGCTATGGACGGCTGGGTGACGGCACTTTTGGTCAACAGACTGTTCCAGTCCGGATTAACGGATTGAATGGGCCGCTGTCTTTATCTGTCGGCCATTATCACTCGTCCGCTATAGCAAGTGACGGTTCGGTCTGGGCATGGGGACGGAATTCCGAAGGGGAACTCGGTGACGGCACAACAGCCATGAAGAGTATCCCTGCAAAGTTGTCCGGGCTTACCGCGTTCACTGCCGTTGCTGCCGGCGGCTACCATACCGTTGCCCTGAAGGGTGATGGTACGGTTTTCTCCTGGGGATACAATATCAATGGCCAGCTTGGCGATGGTACCTTGACAGACAGAATCTCCCCGGTGCAGGTCTCCGGCCTGTCAGGGGTTATCGCAGTGGCAACCGGATGTGATCATTCAGTGGCGCTTAAGAGTGACGGTACGGTCTGGGTGTGGGGCGATAACTATTATGGCCAGCTCGGCGACGGGACCACGACTGACAGAAACACCCCGGTGCCGGTCAGCGGTCTTGAAGGGGTGGTTGCCATTGCCGCCGGCAGTTACCACACCGTTGCGCTCAAAAACGACGGTACCGTCTGGGCATGGGGGTATAATAACTCCGGCCAGTTGGGGGATGGGACAACGATTGACCGGCATACCCCTGTCCAGGTTTCCGGTATTTCTGGAGTCAGTGCGATTGCTGCAGGGTGCTACCATACCTTGGCAATTTTGAGTGGAGGAGTTCTCAAGACATGGGGTGACAACACCTATGGGCAGCTTGGTGACGGCACACAGACCGGACGACTTGCTCCCGGTGACGTGAGCGGACTTACCAACGTGGTTGTCATCAATGGTGGCGGTTACCATTCCGTTGCCATCAAAAGTGACGGAACTATCTGGTTGTGGGGAGAAAACGCGGAAGGACAGCTTGGCAACGGCACTTTTACCGGTAGCTTGGTGCCGGTGACGTTGAGCTCGCTTTCCGGAGTTGCGGCTATCTCAGCCGGGTATTTCAATACAGTTGCCGTTTTGGGTGACGGTACGGTCTGGGGATGGGGTGACAATCTCTACGGCCAGGTAGGTGACGGTAATGGCAGCATGCTTCCCCATAACTCATTGATCAATCTGGATAGCGTGGCGCCCGTTGCCAGCGCGACCCCCGGTGGCGGAGCCTTCGCCGAGAGCGTTTCCGTTACGCTCGGCTGCAGTGATACCGGAACCGGCTGTACTGCTCTCTATTATACCCTTGACGGCACATCTCCGACCTTTCCGGTATCCGGCAGCACCGAGCTTTACCTCAGCCCGCTGAATCTCGTCGACAACGGCACCATTGCATTTATCGCAACAGACTTGGCCGGCAATGTCAGTGCTGTGCAGAGGCAGGCATACTCAGTTTTGCACTACTTCCCTCTCACGATCCAGCTCGGAGGGACAGGCGGCGGAAGGGTAACCGTGTTGCCGTCACCTCCGGGGATCGGTTGCTCCACCAATTGCAGCCAGTCATTTGTCGATGGCACTATCGTCACGGTAACCGCCATGGCCGATGATAGTTCGGTTTTCAGGTCCTGGACAGGGTGCGGCTCGGTCGTCGGCGCGGCTTGCACTGTTACTGTAAGCTCCATGCGTTCCGTATCCGTTGAATTTGCCAGGACCCCGTCGGCAGTAATTTCCGGAAAGCCGGCAACCACGACAAATCAGGTGTCGGCCGAGTTTATTTTTTATTCGGACGATCCGGGTGCCACCTTTGAATGTAGACTGGATAACAGCGAATGGTCCGCCTGTGCCAGTCCTCAAAGCTACAGTGCCCTTACCGATGCCGTGCATAGTTTTTCCGTAAGGGGGGTGGATGCTGCCGGAGACAGGACAGCAAACCCGCCGGTGTGGAGCTGGACTGTGGACACAGTCCCGGCTGATACCTCGTTTGCCGTCACTCCGCCGACGCAATCCAATAGCACCGGCGGTAGCTTCACTTTTGCTGCTACCGAGGCCGGGGCAACATTCGAATGTCAACTGGACAGTGCTAACTGGAGCGGCTGCAGCAATCCTTTCTCCTTCAGCGGTCTGACCGCCGGCAGTCACACCTTACAGGCCCGATCCATAGACCTTGCCGGAAACATTGATCCGTCTCCGGCAAGCTATTCCTGGATCATCGACACAACCGCTCCGGTTACCTATATCACTGACAAACCCAAGTCTCCGGTCAATCAGACCTCAGGCACTATCAGCTTTATCTCAAGTGAAGCGGGATCGACGTTCCAATGCAAGCTGGATTCGGGCCAGTACGGGCCATGTACATCACCCTACAGCTTCAGCAACCTGTCGGGTGGTTCGCACGTATTCATGGTCCGGGCAATCGACCCGGCGGGGAATGTCGACAACAGTCTGCTCGGATGTTCGTGGACAATCGACATCACCCCGCCGAATACCACGGTTACGGCCCAGCCGGTAAACCCATCCAACAAGGTGTCCGGCGGGATCGGCTTCACCTCGAACGAGTCAGGTTCTACCTACGAATGCTCGCTCGACAATGCCGCATTCACAAGCTGCACCTCTCCTTATTTTTTCAGCGGCCTGAGCAACGGCACCCATCAGTTCCAGGTCCGAGCGAAAGACCTTGCCGGCAACCTGGACCAGAGCCCGGCGGTGGTAAGCTGGACGATCGATACGGTCTGGCCAGATACGAGTATTATCTCCGCCCCCCCTCTGACCAGCGTCGAGAATTCCGGGAGTTTCACCTTCTCGGCGACTGAGGCCGGGGTGAGATACGAGTGCAGTCTGAATGGCGGTGCCTTTGCATCTTGCAGCAATCCCTACAGTTTCAGCGGGCTTGCCAACGGTCTTCATGTCTTGCAGGTAAGGGCCATAGATACAGCGGGCAATCTCGACCTTACCCCTGCTGTTTACAGCTGGACCATCAATGTCCCGCCACTACCATGCAATGCAATGATCGGCAGTAGTTGTTATCCCAGCATTACCAGCGCCTACAATTCGATTCAATCGCCGGGAACCGCTAAAATCCTGGTGAAAGGGGTTGTCTTAACTGAAGAGACTCTTGTGCAGCATGATGTCGCTGTAACCATTGAAGGGGGGTACGACGAAACATTTGCAGCGCGGCCCGAAGGAACTATCACTGTAATTGCCGGCAGTTTTACGGTAGGTCTGGGCAGCGTAGTCATCGACACCCTGGAAATTCGTTGA